In a genomic window of Piliocolobus tephrosceles isolate RC106 chromosome 1, ASM277652v3, whole genome shotgun sequence:
- the GUCA2B gene encoding guanylate cyclase activator 2B produces MGCRAVSGLLPGVAVVLLLLLQSTQSVYIQYQGFRVQLESMKKLRELEAQWAPSPRLQTQSLLPVVCHHAALPQDLQPVCASQEASSIFKTLRTIANDDCELCVNVACTGCL; encoded by the exons ATGGGCTGCAGGGCTGTGTCAGGGCTCCTGCCAGGAGTGGCCGTGgttctcctgctgctgctgcagagCACACAGTCAGTCTACATCCAG TATCAAGGCTTCCGGGTCCAGCTGGAATCCATGAAGAAGCTGAGAGAACTGGAGGCACAGTGGGCACCCAGCCCCCGCCTGCAGACCCAGAGCCTCCTGCCCgtcgtgtgccaccacgctgccCTGCCCCAGGACCTCCAGCCTGTCTGCGCCTCTCAGGAGGCTTCCAGCATCTTCAAGACCTTGA GGACCATCGCTAACGATGACTGTGAGCTGTGTGTGAACGTTGCATGTACCGGCTGCCTCTGA